The DNA region GTTGAAGCCGGCTCCGAGCACTGCCGCGACCGGACCGGTGATGCCGTCGTTGGGGGCGGCCAGGGCGCCGTCGCAGAAGAGCACGTCCCGGGTCGACGGCCGGCTGAACGCCTTGACCCCGCCGTCGAAGACGAACTGGTCGCCGCTGACCCGGCCGGTGAAGGTGGTGTTGTTCGCCCTCACCACGAGCGGCTCGCCGACGTACTTCGACCACACCTGGTCGATGTAGGAGTCGAAGAACGTCGTGGAGAACCTCCCGGCGTTCAGTCCGTGTCCCGGCGCGAGGATCCGGCGGTCGTCCACGACGAGCGAGCCGAAGTCGGGGGAGGCCGAGACGGCGGAGAAGATCTTCGCGCGGCCGCCCTCGACGAGGGTTCCGGTGGTCGGCGACTGCTCGCCGGTCAGCGCGATCGAGAGCGGCACGCTGAACATGTCGACCATGGTGGTGTTGCAGTAGATCCGGCCGCTCTTGTAGGTGAACTCGACGCAGTCGTGCAGCACGCCGTAGCTGGGGTCGGACTCGACCCAGGCCGCCGGGTAGGCGAGCGCGTTGCCCTCGTTGACCTTGAACTTCAGCTTGTCGCCGAGCGAGAAGTAGATCCGCCCGGACATGTCGGCGGGGATCTGGGAGAGCGTGTCGCCGCTGCTCGAGAACGGGATCGCGTAGTCGGCGTAGCCGTCGGCGCCGTTGTCGGCGAGGGAGACGGGCACCAGCGTGCCCTCGGGCGTGACCCGGGACTGCTCGCCGGTCGCCAGGTTGGTGCCGACGACGTAGAAGTGGATGGAGGCGTTGTCGTAGGCACCGGTCCGGTTGACGAAGCGGAGCCGGATCGTGGCCTGGGCGCCGATGCCCTGCGGACGCATCGCATGGGCGGCCTGCCCGTTGGGTCCGCCGAGGAGCGGCACGGCGAAGGCGGCAGAGGTGGCGGCTAGTACAGATCGTCTGGTCAGCATGGGACCTCCCGAGTGGGGAACTGTAGGAACCCGAATTACAGTAAGGGGCCTTTACAGTAAAAGTCCATACTCTCGTCGGGCGGGCCTCGTGACAGCGTCGGTTCGATCACAAATACCGATCGAGTGACCAAAACGGCGGTTCGGGGGCAGCGGATGTTTCGTCAACCTCGCTAGCCTGAATGCTTGTGAAAGTTGTCGTGCTCACCGGAGCCGGGATCTCGGCCGAGAGCGGTCTCGCCACCTTCCGGGACGCCGACGGGCTCTGGCAGGGGCACCACGTCGACGAGGTCGCCACGCCCGAGGCCTTCCGTCGCGATCCCGCGACGGTCCACCGCTTCTACGACGACCGCCGCCGCGAGCTGCGGGCGGTGGTCCCCAATCCGGCGCACGTCGCGCTGGCCCGGCTCGAGCAGGTCCTGGGTGACGAGCTGCTGGTCGTCACGCAGAACGTCGACGATCTCCACGAGCGAGCCGGCTCCCGCCGGGTCGTGCACATGCACGGCGAGCTGCTCTCGGCGCTCTGCGACTCGTGTCAGGGCAGGTTCGCCTGGGACGACGACCTCGCCGACGCGCCCGCCTGCCCGGGCTGCGGCAACGACACCCTGAGGCCCGACGTCGTGTGGTTCGGAGAGATGCCCTACGACCTCGACCTGATCGAGCGAGCGCTCGTCCAGGCCGACCTCTTCGTCGCCATCGGCACCAGCGGCGCCGTCTACCCGGCCGCCGGTTTCGTACGCATGGCCGCCCTCGCCGGGGCCAAGACGCTCGAGCTCAACCTGGACCCGTCCGAGACCTCGCACCTCTTCGACGACGCCCGTCAGGGACCGGCCGGCAAGCTGGTTCCGGAGTGGGTCGCCGACGTACAGGCCCTCTCGCGTTGACCCCTTCGTAATTTCTGTCACGATAGGCCGCGTGCTTCGCCATGCCGTGCCTACGACCGCCCTCATCGTCGCGCTGACCAGCGCTCTCGCCGGCTGTGGCGAGGGGGAGGGAAGCCTGTCCCAGGCACGCGACTACGCGAAGGAGCCCGGCAACCAGATCGCCGAGGACGCCCGCACCGCGATGCACGACATCGACACCGTCCACGTCGAGGGTGACGTGCTCGATCCGCGGGGCACCAAGATCACCGTCGACCTCGACGTCTCCGCCGAGGACA from Nocardioides luteus includes:
- a CDS encoding beta-1,3-glucanase family protein, yielding MLTRRSVLAATSAAFAVPLLGGPNGQAAHAMRPQGIGAQATIRLRFVNRTGAYDNASIHFYVVGTNLATGEQSRVTPEGTLVPVSLADNGADGYADYAIPFSSSGDTLSQIPADMSGRIYFSLGDKLKFKVNEGNALAYPAAWVESDPSYGVLHDCVEFTYKSGRIYCNTTMVDMFSVPLSIALTGEQSPTTGTLVEGGRAKIFSAVSASPDFGSLVVDDRRILAPGHGLNAGRFSTTFFDSYIDQVWSKYVGEPLVVRANNTTFTGRVSGDQFVFDGGVKAFSRPSTRDVLFCDGALAAPNDGITGPVAAVLGAGFNRTTLLASADQPTGDAGGFYQGAPVHAYSKAMHDHTVDGKAYGFAFDDVGGFASYVEDNASEMTVTLTPF
- a CDS encoding NAD-dependent deacylase, producing MLVKVVVLTGAGISAESGLATFRDADGLWQGHHVDEVATPEAFRRDPATVHRFYDDRRRELRAVVPNPAHVALARLEQVLGDELLVVTQNVDDLHERAGSRRVVHMHGELLSALCDSCQGRFAWDDDLADAPACPGCGNDTLRPDVVWFGEMPYDLDLIERALVQADLFVAIGTSGAVYPAAGFVRMAALAGAKTLELNLDPSETSHLFDDARQGPAGKLVPEWVADVQALSR